Proteins from a single region of Melanotaenia boesemani isolate fMelBoe1 chromosome 3, fMelBoe1.pri, whole genome shotgun sequence:
- the cacna1da gene encoding calcium channel, voltage-dependent, L type, alpha 1D subunit, a has protein sequence MLVKMYSLGLQAYFVSLFNRFDCFVVCGGITETILVELEIMSPLGISVFRCVRLLRIFKVTRHWQSLSNLVASLLNSMKSIASLLLLLFLFIIIFSLLGMQVFGGKFNFDETQTKRSTFDNFPQALLTVFQILTGEDWNAVMYDGIMAYGGPSSSGMVVCFYFIILFICGNYILLNVFLAIAVDNLADAESLNTDEGDKKGDKKDDEKDEKDEEEDIDDNAGEEEDPEVPSGPRPAISELVKKEKITPIPEGSAFFIFSTTNPVRVFCHQLINHHIFTNLILVFIMLSSVSLAAEDPIRNFSARNIVLGYADYVFTSMFTFEIILKMTTYGAFLHKGAFCRNYFNLLDLLVVGVSLVSFGIQSSAISVVKILRVLRVLRPLRAINRAKGLKHVVQCVFVAIRTIGNIMIVTTLLQFMFACIGVQLFKGKFYRCTDEAKSSPEECKGTYIVYKDGDVNQPTIHRRVWHNSDFNFDNVLMAMMALFTVSTFEGWPALLYKAIDSNRENLGPIYNYRVEISIFFIIYIIIIAFFMMNIFVGFVIVTFQEQGEKEYKNCELDKNQRQCVEYALKAHPLRRYIPKNPYQYKFWYVVNSTGFEYIMFVLIMLNTLCLAVQHYSQSALFSYVMDILNMVFTAVFTVEMFLKLIAFKPRHYFADAWNTFDALIVVGSVVDIAITEVNPTETPQVDELGNTEDSARISITFFRLFRVMRLVKLLSRGEGIRTLLWTFIKSFQALPYVALLIAMLFFIYAVIGMQVFGKIAMVDGTQINRNNNFQTFPQAVLLLFRCATGEAWQEIMLACMPGKLCDPESDYNPGEEMTCGSGFAIIYFITFYMLCAFLIINLFVAVIMDNFDYLTRDWSILGPHHLDEFKRIWSEYDPEAKGRIKHLDVVTLLRRIQPPLGFGKLCPHRVACKRLVAMNMPLNSDGTVMFNATLFALVRTALKIKTEGNLEQANEELRAVIKKIWKRTSMKLLDQVVPPAGDDEVTVGKFYATFLIQDYFRKFKKRKEEGLVGAHPSQNNTAIALQAGLRTLHDIGPEIRRAISCDLQDDELVDFIPEEDEEIYRRNGGLFGNHLMNGGHRRSNGHQTNATQRPLQVQPPPHYAHMEQPVGRLSRANAMSHPNHHHHHHHHHHRHHNSYGKSPKSTNINLNNANVSSLPNGGHHRYYEHAPPNGYPGLRSSYCDYDKPRTPQGQRRYYETYVRSHRGDGHHPTIRREEEFDEDRFSGEYYSGEEFYEDDSMLSGDRYQNSDTEYETPKGYHHPDSYYDDDEQPLYRDSRRSPKRRLLPATPQGNRRPSFNFECLRRQSSQDELPHQRTALPLHLMQHQVMAVAGLDSSRAHRLSPTRSTRSWATPPATPASKDQSPYYTPLIRVDRPHRESVVGSQVSVRKSSWYTDDPEFSQRPYSPVHLQVPPEYHNQYHQKRGSATSLVEAVLISEGLGRYAKDPKFVAATKHEIADACEMTIDEMESAASHLLNGGMAPGINGVNVFPLLTPRDYELQDTGASYSDEEPETEPRAPYEEDLADEMICITTL, from the exons ATGTTGGTGAAGATGTACAGTCTAGGGCTACAGGCCTATTTTGTTTCCCTGTTCAACCGCTTTGATTGCTTCGTGGTGTGCGGAGGAATCACTGAGACCATTCTGGTTGAGCTGGAAATAATGTCTCCTCTCGGGATTTCCGTGTTTCGCTGCGTCCGCCTGCTGAGAATCTTCAAGGTCACACG ACACTGGCAGTCTCTGAGTAACCTGGTAGCATCTCTGCTCAACTCCATGAAGTCCATTGCTtccttgctgctgctgctcttcctcttcatcatcattttctcACTGCTGGGCATGCAAGTGTTTGGTGGAAAATTCAACTTTGACGAAACCCAGACAAAGAGGAGTACCTTTGACAACTTCCCCCAAGCCCTTCTCACTGTCTTTCAA ATCCTGACTGGAGAAGACTGGAATGCCGTGATGTATGATGGGATCATGGCATACGGGGGCCCCTCCTCTTCTGGCAtggttgtgtgtttttacttcatcatcctcttcatttgTGGAAACT ATATCCTCCTGAATGTCTTCTTGGCTATTGCTGTGGACAACTTAGCAGATGCAGAGTCTCTCAACACAGATGAAGGAGACAAAAAAGG AGACAAAAAGGACGATGAAAAGGATGAGAAG gatgaggaggaggacatCGATGACAACGCAGGGGAAGAGGAAGACCCAGAGGTTCCATCTGGGCCTCGGCCGGCCATTTCTGAACTGGTAAAGAAAGAGAAGATCACTCCTATCCCTGAAGGAAGTGCCTTCTTCATCTTCAGCACCACAAACCC GGTCCGTGTGTTTTGCCACCAACTCATCAATCATCACATATTCACCAACCTCATCCTGGTGTTCATCATGCTCAGCTCTGTCTCACTTGCTGCTGAGGATCCTATCAGAAACTTCTCAGCCCGCAACATT GTCCTAGGCTATGCAGATTATGTCTTCACTAGTATGTTTACATTTGAGATCATATTGAAG ATGACAACGTATGGAGCTTTTCTCCATAAAGGAGCATTCTGCAGGAATTACTTTAATCTCCTGGATCTGTTGGTGGTGGGAGTTTCTCTTGTCTCCTTTGGCATTCA GTCCTCGGCCATCTCTGTCGTAAAGATTCTTCGAGTCCTTCGAGTGCTTCGACCCCTGAGGGCCATAAATAGGGCCAAAGGCTTAAAG CACGTTGTGCAGTGTGTGTTCGTGGCAATCAGAACAATTGGTAACATCATGATCGTCACCACTCTGCTTCAGTTCATGTTTGCCTGTATAGGGGTGCAGCTATTCAAG GGAAAATTCTACCGCTGCACAGATGAGGCCAAGTCCAGCCCAGAAGAGTGCAA GGGCACCTACATTGTGTATAAGGATGGAGACGTGAACCAGCCAACCATCCACAGGCGGGTGTGGCACAACAGTGACTTCAATTTTGACAACGTCCTTATGGCGATGATGGCTCTGTTCACTGTGTCCACTTTTGAAGGCTGGCCTGC GTTATTATACAAAGCCATTGACTCCAACAGAGAGAACCTCGGCCCCATTTACAACTACCGTGTGGAAATTTCCATCTTCTTTATCatctacatcatcatcattgcttTCTTTATGATGAACATATTTGTAGGTTTTGTGATCGTCACATTTCAGGAGCAGGGAGAGAAAGAATACAAAAACTGTGAATTAGACAAGAACCAG CGTCAGTGTGTGGAGTATGCTCTTAAGGCACATCCTTTGAGGAGGTACATTCCTAAGAACCCATACCAGTACAAGTTTTGGTATGTGGTGAACTCCACTGGCTTTGAGTACATCATGTTTGTGCTCATTATGCTAAACACACTCTGCTTGGCTGTACAG CACTACAGCCAATCAGCGCTTTTTAGCTATGTAATGGACATTCTCAATATGGTTTTCACTGCTGTATTCACTGTGGAAATGTTTCTCAAACTCATCGCTTTCAAACCCAGG CACTATTTTGCTGATGCTTGGAACACATTTGATGCCTTAATTGTTGTTGGTAGCGTCGTCGATATTGCTATCACTGAAGTTAAT CCAACGGAGACTCCTCAGGTGGATGAATTGGGG AACACAGAGGACAGTGCTCGCATCTCCATCACCTTCTTTCGTCTGTTTCGAGTCATGAGGCTGGTCAAACTTCTTAGCAGAGGGGAGGGCATCCGCACCCTTCTGTGGACTTTCATCAAATCCTTCCAG GCCCTGCCGTACGTTGCGCTCCTGATAGCCATGTTGTTCTTCATCTACGCAGTCATCGGGATGCAG GTGTTTGGAAAGATTGCCATGGTGGACGGCACGCAGATTAACAGAAACAACAACTTCCAGACTTTCCCTCAGGCCGTGCTCCTCCTCTTCAG ATGTGCAACTGGTGAAGCATGGCAAGAGATTATGTTGGCCTGCATGCCAGGGAAACTTTGTGACCCAGAGTCAGACTACAACCCAGGGGAGGAGATGACGTGTGGCAGTGGATTtgctattatttatttcattaccTTCTACATGCTCTGTGCTTTCTTG atcatcaatTTGTTTGTAGCTGTCATTATGGACAACTTTGATTATCTGACACGTGATTGGTCCATTCTTGGCCCTCACCACCTTGATGAATTCAAGAGAATTTGGTCTGAGTATGATCCCGAGGCAAA AGGCAGAATTAAACATCTGGATGTTGTGACCCTTCTTCGTCGTATCCAGCCTCCTCTTGGATTTGGCAAACTGTGTCCTCACAGAGTGGCTTGCAAG AGGCTGGTAGCCATGAACATGCCTCTGAACAGCGATGGCACCGTAATGTTTAATGCCACCTTGTTTGCTCTGGTGCGGACAGCCctgaaaatcaaaacagaag GTAATCTAGAGCAGGCCAACGAAGAACTGCGGGCTGTCATCAAGAAAATCTGGAAGAGAACCAGCATGAAGTTGCTGGATCAAGTAGTGCCTCCTGCTGGTG ATGATGAGGTAACCGTGGGGAAGTTTTATGCCACCTTCCTGATACAGGACTACTTTAGGAAATTCAAGAAACGTAAAGAGGAAGGCCTGGTGGGTGCACACCCTTCCCAGAACAACACAGCCATTGCCTTACAG GCTGGCCTTCGCACGCTACATGATATTGGGCCCGAAATTCGCCGAGCGATATCATGTGATCTGCAGGATGACGAACTAGTAGACTTTATTCCAGAGGAAGACGAGGAAATTTATAGG CGTAACGGCGGGCTGTTTGGTAACCACCTCATGAACGGTGGTCACCGGCGATCCAACGGGCATCAAACCAATGCCACTCAGCGACCTCTGCAGGTGCAGCCTCCGCCTCACTACGCTCACATGGAGCAGCCGGTGGGGCGCCTATCTCGAGCCAACGCGATGTCCCATCCcaaccaccatcatcaccaccaccaccaccaccaccgccACCACAACTCCTATGGCAAGTCTCCCAAATCCACCAACATCAACCTCAACAATGCCAATGTGTCCAGCCTGCCCAATGGAGGACACCATCGCTACTACGAACATGCTCCTCCTAATGGATACCCAGGTCTACGCAGCTCCTATTGTGACTACGACAAGCCGCGGACACCACAGGGTCAAAG GCGCTACTATGAGACCTATGTTAG GTCCCACAGAGGGGACGGCCACCACCCCACCATCCGCAGAGAGGAGGAGTTTGATGAAGACCGCTTCTCTGGGGAATATTACAGCGGGGAAGAGTTTTATGAAGATGATAGCATGCTGTCAGGAGACag GTATCAGAACAGTGATACGGAGTATGAAACTCCTAAAGGTTACCATCATCCCGACAGTTATTATGATGACGACGAGCAGCCTCTCTACCGTGACTCCCGGAGGTCACCAAAGAGAAGGCTGCTTCCGGCAACACCTCAAG GTAACAGAAGGCCGTCTTTCAACTTTGAGTGTTTGCGCAGACAAAGTAGCCAGGATGAGCTTCCACATCAGCGTACTGCTCTACCGCTGCACCTTATGCAGCATCAG GTTATGGCTGTAGCAGGCCTGGACTCCAGCAGAGCCCACCGCCTCTCCCCGACCCGCTCCACCCGCTCCTGGGCCACACCTCCTGCCACCCCAGCCAGCAAAGACCAGTCACCATACTACACCCCTCTCATCCGTGTGGACCGCCCCCACAGAGAGAGTGTAGTAGGCAGCCAAGTGTCTGTGCGCAAGAGCTCCTGGTATACAGATGATCCAGAGTTCTCCCAGAGGCCGTACTCACCAGTTCACCTGCAGGTGCCACCTGAGTACCACAACCAGTACCACCAGAAGAGAGGCAGTGCAACCAGCCTTGTAGAAGCA GTCTTGATATCAGAGGGGCTTGGAAGATACGCCAAGGATCCTAAGTTTGTTGCTGCCACAAAGCATGAGATAGCAGATGCATGTGAGATGACAATAGACGAGATGGAGAGTGCAGCGAGCCACCTACTGAATGGAGGGATGGCCCCAGGAATTAACGGGGTCAATGTGTTTCCCCTTCTAACTCCGCGGGACTATGAACTGCAGGACACCGGGGCCAGCTACAGTGACGAGGAGCCAGAGACAGAACCCAGGGCTCCTTACGAGGAGGACCTGGCAGACGAGATGATCTGCATAACGACTTTATAG
- the LOC121636908 gene encoding parapinopsin-like, with the protein MQPPALSPNASYYVGPEGEPPLSRTGFIILSIIMAIFTFPAIVLNATVIIVSLMHKQLRQPLNYALVNMAVADLGTAMTGGVLSVVNNAQGYFSLGRTGCVMEGFAVSLCGITSLCTVALIAVERMFVVCKPLGQITFQKKHAVGGIALSWLWSLTWNLPPLFGWGRYELEGVKTSCAPDWHNSDPSNVSYIVVYFAVCFAIPLALILASYAKLMWTLHQVSRMACVEGGAVAKGEMKVATMVILMVLTFLISWLPYTVLALFVVANPNAEIHPLVGTVPVYLAKSSTVYNPIIYIYLNKQFRKYALPFLLCGKELWEEDEASEATTTVEVTNKVSPS; encoded by the exons ATGCAGCCTCCTGCGCTATCACCAAATGCTTCATACTATGTGGGTCCAGAGGGGGAGCCCCCTCTGTCACGCACTGGCTTcatcatcctctccatcatcatgGCAATTTTCACCTTTCCAGCCATCGTACTCAACGCTACAGTGATCATTGTGTCCCTCATGCACAAGCAGCTGAGGCAGCCGCTCAATTACGCTCTGGTGAACATGGCTGTGGCTGATCTGGGCACAGCCATGACCGGAGGAGTGCTGTCTGTGGTCAACAACGCCCAAGGGTACTTCTCTCTGGGCAGAACAGGCTGTGTGATGGAGGGCTTTGCAGTGTCCTTGTGTG GCATCACATCTCTGTGCACAGTTGCTCTGATTGCAGTGGAGCGAATGTTTGTGGTATGCAAACCTCTGGGACAGATAACCTTCCAAAAGAAGCATGCAGTTGGAGGTATTGCCTTGTCCTGGCTGTGGTCCCTTACCTGGAATTTACCCCCTCTCTTTGGATGGGGCAGGTATGAGCTGGAAGGTGTTAAGACATCTTGTGCTCCAGACTGGCACAACAGCGACCCCAGTAATGTCTCCTACATTGTTGTATATTTCGCTGTTTGCTTTGCTATTCCTCTCGCCTTGATCCTGGCCTCCTATGCCAAACTAATGTGGACATTGCACCAG GTGTCAAGGATGGCTTGTGTGGAAGGCGGAGCAGTAGCTAAAGGGGAGATGAAGGTGGCAACTATGGTGATCCTGATGGTCCTGACATTCCTGATCAGCTGGCTGCCTTATACTGTTCTGGCCTTGTTTGTGGTTGCTAATCCCAATGCGGAGATTCATCCGCTGGTGGGCACGGTGCCTGTCTACCTGGCCAAGAGCAGCACGGTGTACAATCCCATCATCTACATCTACCTCAACAAACAG ttCCGTAAATATGCTCTGCCCTTCCTGTTATGTGGGAAAGAGCTGTGGGAGGAGGATGAGGCATCAGAGGCAACAACCACAGTGGAGGTGACTAACAAAGTGTCTCCAAGCTGA